From Hartmannibacter diazotrophicus, a single genomic window includes:
- a CDS encoding DUF1674 domain-containing protein, which translates to MNDGQHPDPAASADANAAFPAGTAAAGSSADAVAPAPRRFEDLPPAAQRALKEAEARRAAASSPDLPREIDGRGGPEPVRYGDWEIKGVAVDF; encoded by the coding sequence ATGAACGATGGCCAGCACCCCGACCCCGCCGCGAGCGCAGATGCGAATGCCGCGTTTCCGGCCGGAACCGCCGCCGCCGGCTCTTCGGCTGACGCGGTCGCTCCGGCTCCGCGCCGCTTCGAGGATCTGCCGCCGGCCGCGCAGCGCGCCTTGAAGGAAGCCGAGGCCCGGCGGGCAGCGGCCAGTTCTCCCGACCTGCCGCGCGAGATCGACGGGCGGGGCGGCCCGGAGCCGGTGCGCTATGGCGACTGGGAGATCAAGGGCGTCGCGGTCGATTTTTGA
- a CDS encoding patatin-like phospholipase family protein: protein MKNGRSRSRKPVNLALQGGGAHGAFTWGVLDCLLEDDRLDFEAISGTSAGAMNAVVMAAGIVEGGREGARAALERFWRSVSLEGGLGGQRTPLIDTWLDAWKMPFDLPRFPFFDMLSRVASPYDLNPLNINPLRDHLVSQVDFAKVRACKQTKLYISATNVRTGKIKVFTNGELSPDAVMASACLPFVFHAVEIDGEHYWDGGYMGNPALFPFFGVSKTFDTLLVQINPVERPEVPREAQAIVERVNEITFNGSLLRELRAIDFVNRLIDEQRLDPGQYQRNFMHRIAGADELAAFGAATKMDTSFAFFVKLKDIGRRAAERFMTAHFDDIGRRGTLDLRDVFM from the coding sequence ATGAAAAACGGTCGCTCTCGCAGCCGGAAACCCGTCAACCTCGCCCTCCAGGGCGGCGGCGCCCACGGTGCCTTCACCTGGGGCGTGCTCGACTGCCTGCTGGAGGACGACCGCCTCGACTTCGAGGCGATCTCAGGCACCAGCGCTGGCGCCATGAACGCCGTGGTGATGGCCGCCGGCATCGTCGAGGGGGGGCGTGAGGGCGCGCGGGCGGCGCTGGAACGCTTCTGGCGCTCGGTCAGTCTCGAAGGCGGCCTTGGCGGCCAACGCACCCCGCTGATCGACACCTGGCTCGACGCCTGGAAGATGCCCTTCGACCTGCCGCGTTTTCCCTTCTTCGATATGCTCTCGCGTGTCGCCAGCCCCTACGATCTCAATCCGCTGAACATCAACCCCTTGCGCGACCATCTCGTCAGCCAGGTGGACTTCGCCAAGGTCCGTGCCTGCAAGCAGACGAAGCTCTACATCTCCGCCACCAATGTGCGCACGGGCAAGATCAAGGTCTTCACCAACGGCGAACTCTCGCCCGACGCCGTGATGGCCTCCGCCTGCCTGCCCTTCGTCTTCCATGCGGTGGAGATCGACGGCGAGCACTATTGGGACGGCGGCTACATGGGTAACCCGGCGCTCTTTCCCTTCTTCGGCGTCAGCAAGACCTTCGACACGCTTCTGGTCCAGATCAATCCGGTCGAGCGGCCGGAAGTGCCGCGCGAGGCGCAGGCCATCGTCGAGCGCGTCAATGAGATCACCTTCAACGGATCGCTGTTGCGGGAGTTGCGCGCCATCGATTTCGTCAACCGCCTGATCGACGAGCAGCGGCTTGATCCCGGCCAATACCAGCGCAATTTCATGCATCGCATTGCCGGCGCGGACGAGCTTGCCGCCTTCGGCGCCGCCACGAAGATGGACACGTCCTTTGCCTTTTTCGTCAAGCTGAAGGACATCGGCCGTCGCGCGGCCGAGCGTTTCATGACCGCGCATTTCGACGACATCGGCCGGCGTGGCACGCTCGACCTTAGGGATGTCTTTATGTGA
- a CDS encoding thermonuclease family protein yields the protein MSRRPALHSISRALCASLFCLSVLLAGGESSLARERLAGPVPADVIKVIDGDTLLVRARVWIGTDVTIKVRLRGVDAPEMHARCTAERTMAEAATRRLGDLVSGGPVSLFDISGGKYGGRVIAGVLAASGRSVAEDLLRDGFVRHYQGKTREPWC from the coding sequence ATGAGTCGCCGACCCGCCTTGCATTCAATCAGCCGCGCTCTTTGCGCCAGTCTGTTCTGCCTCTCCGTCCTTCTGGCCGGCGGCGAATCATCGCTCGCGCGGGAACGCCTTGCTGGCCCGGTTCCCGCCGACGTCATCAAGGTCATCGATGGCGATACTCTGCTGGTGCGGGCGCGCGTCTGGATCGGTACGGATGTGACGATCAAGGTCCGGCTGCGCGGCGTCGACGCGCCGGAAATGCATGCGCGCTGCACGGCCGAACGAACGATGGCAGAAGCCGCGACACGGCGGCTTGGCGACCTCGTTTCCGGCGGGCCGGTTTCTCTCTTCGACATCTCCGGCGGCAAATATGGCGGCCGCGTCATTGCGGGCGTCCTGGCCGCGTCGGGCCGGTCCGTCGCCGAGGATCTGCTACGTGACGGATTTGTCAGACACTATCAGGGCAAGACGCGCGAACCCTGGTGCTAG
- a CDS encoding WapI family immunity protein, whose protein sequence is MTDAPHETCDPDLTIAGLSIWVWESVSRGDNFWDANWLNSTIRVEAFGSNVEVKGTTIHLSDLLFLRSEIRKLAGHFPGSFTLNFSEPYLSLDFECDKLGHVNIVIRITPNCYEQKHEYRFAADQTCFGVVMDQLRRVIAKFPATGTLPQQFR, encoded by the coding sequence ATGACGGATGCTCCTCACGAAACGTGTGACCCAGACCTGACTATTGCGGGCCTGTCGATATGGGTTTGGGAGTCGGTCAGTCGAGGTGACAACTTCTGGGATGCGAACTGGCTGAACAGTACTATTCGTGTCGAGGCCTTTGGCTCAAATGTCGAGGTGAAAGGCACGACCATCCACTTGTCCGACTTGTTGTTCCTGCGCAGTGAAATTCGAAAACTGGCCGGTCATTTTCCGGGCAGCTTCACGCTCAATTTCTCCGAGCCATATCTGTCGCTGGACTTCGAGTGCGACAAGTTGGGGCACGTGAACATAGTCATTCGCATCACGCCGAATTGTTACGAGCAGAAGCATGAATATCGATTTGCCGCCGATCAAACCTGCTTTGGCGTGGTGATGGACCAACTACGGCGCGTTATTGCGAAATTTCCTGCAACAGGGACGTTGCCTCAACAGTTTCGCTAG
- the ispG gene encoding flavodoxin-dependent (E)-4-hydroxy-3-methylbut-2-enyl-diphosphate synthase, translated as MSLLTTPLPRRHSVPVRVGNVLVGGDAPVVVQSMTNTDTADVDSTVKQVADLARAGSELVRITVDRDEAAAAVPKIRERLDRLGVDVPLIGDFHYIGHKLLADHPACAEALAKYRINPGNVGFKAKRDTQFTQIIETAIRYDKPVRIGVNWGSLDQDLLTRLMDENQANGSPLTAQEVLREAIVQSALLSAERAEDIGLAREKIILSAKVSQVQDLIAVYAELSRRSNHALHLGLTEAGMGTKGIVASSASMGLLLQQGIGDTIRISLTPEPGGDRTREVQVAQELLQVMGFRSFVPIVAACPGCGRTTSTVFQELAQTIQNQIRDEMPIWRTKYPGVEALQVAVMGCIVNGPGESKHADIGISLPGTGETPAAPVFIDGEKAMTLRGPRIAEEFRELVIDYIEKRWGGPVKGTQDAAE; from the coding sequence ATGAGCCTCCTGACCACGCCCCTGCCCCGCCGCCACAGCGTGCCCGTCCGCGTCGGCAATGTTCTTGTCGGGGGCGACGCGCCCGTCGTCGTGCAGTCGATGACGAACACCGACACGGCCGACGTCGATTCCACGGTGAAGCAGGTTGCAGACCTTGCCCGCGCCGGGTCGGAACTCGTGCGCATCACGGTCGACCGCGACGAGGCGGCCGCCGCCGTGCCGAAAATCCGCGAGCGGCTCGACCGGCTCGGCGTCGACGTGCCGCTGATCGGCGACTTCCACTATATCGGCCACAAGCTGCTCGCCGATCATCCGGCCTGCGCCGAGGCGCTCGCCAAATATCGCATCAATCCCGGCAATGTCGGCTTCAAGGCCAAGCGCGACACGCAGTTCACCCAGATCATCGAGACCGCGATCCGCTATGACAAGCCGGTCCGGATCGGCGTCAACTGGGGCTCGCTCGACCAGGATCTCCTCACGCGTCTGATGGACGAGAACCAGGCGAACGGCTCGCCGCTGACGGCGCAGGAGGTCCTGCGCGAGGCAATCGTGCAATCGGCGCTGCTCTCGGCCGAGCGGGCCGAAGACATCGGCCTTGCCCGCGAGAAGATCATCCTCTCGGCCAAGGTCAGCCAGGTTCAGGATCTCATCGCGGTCTATGCGGAGCTGTCGCGGCGCTCCAACCATGCACTGCATCTCGGCCTCACCGAGGCGGGCATGGGCACCAAGGGCATCGTCGCCTCGTCGGCGTCGATGGGCCTCCTGCTGCAGCAGGGCATCGGCGACACGATCCGCATCTCGCTCACCCCCGAACCCGGCGGCGACCGCACCCGCGAGGTGCAGGTGGCGCAGGAACTGCTGCAGGTGATGGGCTTCCGGTCCTTCGTTCCGATCGTCGCCGCCTGCCCCGGCTGCGGGCGGACCACCTCCACCGTGTTCCAGGAACTCGCGCAGACGATCCAGAACCAGATCCGCGACGAGATGCCGATCTGGCGGACGAAATATCCCGGCGTCGAGGCGCTTCAGGTCGCGGTCATGGGCTGCATCGTCAACGGTCCCGGCGAATCGAAGCATGCCGACATCGGCATCTCGCTGCCCGGCACCGGCGAGACGCCGGCCGCCCCCGTCTTCATCGACGGCGAGAAGGCAATGACCCTGCGCGGCCCGCGCATCGCGGAGGAGTTCCGCGAACTCGTCATCGACTATATCGAGAAGCGCTGGGGCGGGCCGGTGAAGGGCACGCAGGACGCTGCCGAATAA
- a CDS encoding copper chaperone PCu(A)C translates to MARLGVMGCAALALLAMAVPALAEDAKPEMEVIGDIGGVPIKAAVQTFGPIRVVGPFSRSTNPGAHVAGVYMKLENTSDKEIRLLNAATDAARDVLLHDMPMIEGVVTMTPVSEGIPIPAHGRIDLHPGGYHIMLSGLVKPLQPGRNFPMTLAFSDGTKADLSVNVWDIQQLQITTQ, encoded by the coding sequence ATGGCCCGTCTTGGAGTGATGGGATGCGCCGCACTGGCGCTTCTTGCGATGGCCGTGCCGGCGCTGGCGGAAGACGCCAAGCCGGAGATGGAAGTGATCGGCGATATCGGCGGCGTGCCGATCAAGGCCGCTGTCCAAACCTTCGGACCGATCCGCGTCGTCGGCCCCTTCTCCCGCTCCACCAATCCGGGGGCCCATGTCGCCGGCGTCTACATGAAGCTGGAAAACACCTCGGACAAGGAAATCCGCCTCCTCAACGCGGCGACGGATGCCGCAAGGGATGTCCTCCTGCACGACATGCCGATGATCGAGGGCGTCGTGACGATGACGCCGGTTTCGGAGGGCATTCCGATTCCGGCGCACGGACGCATCGACCTTCATCCGGGCGGCTATCACATCATGCTGTCGGGCCTCGTCAAGCCGCTGCAGCCGGGCCGCAATTTCCCGATGACGCTGGCGTTCTCCGACGGCACGAAGGCCGACCTCTCCGTCAACGTCTGGGACATCCAGCAGCTGCAGATCACCACGCAATGA
- a CDS encoding SCO family protein: MTRLKAIRIALWVAVAVLTATTVGVFMIRETETPANAAIGGPFTLEDAGGKPVTEAVFTGKPHLIFFGYTHCPDVCPTTLADMTVLLDDLGPAGKDLVIAFITVDPERDTPEVLKSYLSSFSPQIVGLTGTDAEIADVVSAYRAYRRKVPGEAGEYTMDHTASVYLFDDTGDFRGTIDLSETDDVRLAKVKRLLGIG, from the coding sequence ATGACGCGGTTGAAGGCCATCCGGATCGCTCTCTGGGTCGCGGTCGCGGTGCTGACCGCCACGACCGTCGGCGTGTTCATGATCCGGGAGACCGAGACCCCGGCCAACGCGGCGATCGGCGGTCCGTTCACGCTGGAGGACGCCGGCGGCAAGCCCGTCACCGAGGCGGTCTTTACCGGCAAGCCGCATCTGATCTTCTTCGGCTACACCCATTGCCCGGACGTGTGCCCGACGACGCTGGCCGACATGACGGTGCTGCTCGACGACCTCGGGCCTGCGGGCAAGGATCTCGTCATCGCCTTCATCACGGTCGATCCGGAGCGCGACACACCCGAGGTGCTGAAGAGCTACCTGTCGTCCTTCTCGCCGCAGATCGTCGGCCTGACGGGAACCGACGCCGAGATCGCCGACGTGGTCTCGGCCTATCGGGCCTACCGGCGCAAGGTGCCCGGGGAAGCCGGCGAATACACGATGGACCACACCGCGTCGGTCTATCTCTTCGACGACACCGGCGATTTTCGCGGCACGATCGACCTGTCGGAGACCGACGACGTTCGGCTTGCCAAGGTCAAGCGCCTGCTCGGCATCGGCTGA
- a CDS encoding disulfide bond formation protein B produces the protein MAPSESSIGHTPQPGTHSMTTSTSDFAPPTRLRPAPIAAAAAFVVGLSAILGAWGFQIIGGYIPCALCYEERIPYYVGLPIIALALGLAAGGRETAFRWLMAAAGIVFLVGVGLGVRHAGVEWGFFPAPADCGGGVGATTNAADLLGAMSRAKIVPCSEAAGRFLGISFAGWNAVACLMVTALAFLAVAWSRRPADASIR, from the coding sequence ATGGCGCCAAGCGAGAGCTCCATCGGCCACACACCACAGCCCGGTACCCACAGCATGACGACCTCGACGTCCGACTTCGCCCCGCCCACGCGTCTCCGGCCGGCGCCGATTGCCGCAGCGGCCGCTTTCGTCGTCGGCCTCAGCGCCATCCTCGGTGCCTGGGGCTTCCAGATCATCGGCGGCTATATTCCCTGCGCGCTCTGCTACGAGGAGCGCATTCCCTATTACGTCGGCCTTCCGATCATCGCGCTGGCGCTTGGCCTCGCCGCCGGCGGCAGGGAAACGGCCTTCCGCTGGCTGATGGCGGCGGCCGGCATCGTCTTCCTCGTCGGCGTCGGCCTTGGCGTGCGGCATGCCGGCGTCGAATGGGGCTTCTTTCCGGCGCCCGCAGACTGCGGCGGCGGTGTCGGCGCGACGACCAACGCGGCCGACCTGCTCGGCGCCATGTCGAGAGCCAAGATCGTTCCCTGCTCGGAGGCCGCCGGCCGGTTCCTCGGCATCAGTTTTGCCGGCTGGAACGCCGTCGCCTGCCTGATGGTCACGGCCCTCGCCTTCCTGGCCGTGGCATGGAGCCGCAGGCCCGCGGACGCCTCAATACGATAA
- a CDS encoding SDR family oxidoreductase translates to MAAKGRVILITGASSGIGLAAATILAGRGWTVFATARQPEDIARLDSIDGVTGLFLDYTQPDSIRAVVEAVRAAGSGRIDALFNNGAYGQPGAVEDLTTDVLKRQFEANFFGWHELTRQVVPIMRAQGSGRIVQCSSILGFIALKYRGAYTASKHALEALTDTLRLELAGTGIEVSSIRPGPIATKFVPTSLKMFRANVDIDASPHAEIYRRRLARMERGGASRFKLPPEAVVDCLVHAVESSRPRPYYSVTTATKIMAVLKHLLPERAFITVTKHISDNEAGES, encoded by the coding sequence ATGGCAGCAAAGGGCCGCGTCATCCTGATCACGGGCGCCTCGTCGGGCATTGGGCTCGCGGCGGCAACCATTCTGGCCGGGCGCGGCTGGACGGTTTTTGCGACCGCGCGGCAGCCTGAGGATATCGCCCGCCTTGACTCGATCGACGGCGTGACCGGTCTTTTCCTCGACTACACCCAGCCGGACTCGATCCGTGCCGTGGTCGAAGCGGTCCGGGCGGCGGGCAGTGGGCGCATCGACGCGCTCTTCAACAATGGCGCCTACGGCCAGCCGGGCGCGGTGGAAGATCTGACGACCGACGTTCTGAAACGGCAGTTCGAGGCCAATTTCTTCGGCTGGCACGAACTGACGCGGCAGGTGGTGCCGATCATGCGGGCGCAAGGGTCGGGCCGGATCGTGCAATGTTCCTCGATCCTCGGCTTCATCGCGCTGAAGTATCGCGGCGCCTACACGGCCTCCAAACATGCGCTGGAGGCACTCACCGACACGCTGCGGCTGGAGCTTGCCGGGACCGGCATCGAGGTCTCGTCGATTCGCCCCGGACCGATCGCAACGAAGTTCGTGCCGACGAGCCTGAAGATGTTCCGCGCCAACGTCGACATCGATGCGTCGCCCCATGCGGAGATCTATCGCCGCCGCCTTGCGCGCATGGAACGCGGCGGGGCGAGCCGCTTCAAGCTGCCGCCGGAGGCCGTCGTCGACTGCCTGGTCCACGCTGTCGAGAGCAGCCGCCCGCGGCCGTATTACAGTGTGACGACGGCGACGAAGATCATGGCTGTCCTCAAGCATCTGCTGCCGGAGCGGGCGTTCATCACCGTGACGAAACACATTTCCGACAACGAGGCGGGAGAGAGCTGA
- a CDS encoding HNH endonuclease encodes MTIAVSPDGHPALVLNADYRPLSYYPLSLWSWQDTVKAVFLDRVNIVSEYETTVRSPTFEFRLPSVVSLKTYVHPSRHPAFTRFNVFLRDRFQCQYCGSREELTFDHLIPRSRGGQTTWDNVLAACSPCNLKKANKSLKEAGMHPYQMPYPPTVQDLHNNGRLFPPNYLHESWLDFLYWDTELDP; translated from the coding sequence GTGACGATCGCAGTCTCGCCGGATGGACATCCGGCCCTGGTCTTGAATGCCGATTATCGGCCCTTGAGTTATTATCCCCTGTCATTGTGGTCGTGGCAGGACACGGTGAAAGCTGTGTTTCTCGACAGGGTCAATATCGTCTCCGAGTATGAGACGACGGTACGAAGTCCGACCTTCGAGTTTCGATTACCCTCGGTCGTCTCGCTCAAGACCTACGTTCATCCCTCCCGACATCCCGCCTTCACCCGATTCAACGTCTTCCTCCGCGACCGTTTCCAGTGCCAGTACTGTGGCTCTCGCGAGGAATTGACCTTCGATCACCTCATCCCGCGCTCCCGGGGCGGCCAGACCACCTGGGACAACGTGCTGGCGGCCTGCTCTCCCTGCAATCTGAAAAAGGCCAACAAGTCGCTGAAGGAAGCGGGCATGCATCCCTACCAGATGCCCTATCCGCCGACCGTGCAGGACCTTCACAACAACGGCCGACTCTTCCCGCCGAACTACCTGCACGAAAGCTGGCTCGATTTCCTCTACTGGGATACCGAACTCGATCCCTGA
- a CDS encoding 3-hydroxybutyrate dehydrogenase has product MLKGKSAVVTGSTSGIGLAMATAFAKAGANVMLNGFGDKAEIEKTRADLEKEAGVTVLYSAADMTKPAEIAAMIADAEKAFGRLDILVNNAGIQFVSPVEEFPIEKWDQIIAINLSSAFHTIRAAVPIMKKQKWGRIINTASAHALVASPFKSAYVSAKHGIAGLTKTIALEVATDGITVNAIAPGYVWTPLVEKQIPDTARARGITEEQVKNDVILDAQPTKEFVTVEEVADLALYLAGDSARSITGAVLSIDGGWTAQ; this is encoded by the coding sequence ATGCTGAAGGGCAAATCCGCCGTCGTGACCGGCTCCACCTCCGGGATCGGCCTCGCCATGGCCACGGCCTTTGCCAAGGCCGGCGCCAACGTGATGCTGAACGGTTTCGGCGACAAGGCCGAGATCGAGAAGACGCGTGCCGATCTTGAGAAGGAAGCGGGCGTCACCGTGCTCTACTCGGCGGCCGACATGACGAAGCCGGCGGAGATCGCCGCCATGATCGCCGATGCCGAGAAGGCCTTCGGCCGCCTCGACATCCTCGTCAACAACGCGGGCATCCAGTTCGTCTCGCCGGTGGAGGAGTTCCCGATCGAGAAGTGGGACCAGATCATCGCGATCAACCTCTCCTCCGCCTTCCACACCATCCGCGCCGCTGTGCCCATCATGAAGAAGCAGAAGTGGGGCCGGATCATCAACACCGCCTCGGCCCATGCGCTGGTCGCCTCGCCCTTCAAGTCGGCCTATGTCTCGGCCAAGCACGGCATCGCCGGCCTCACCAAGACCATCGCGCTGGAAGTCGCCACCGACGGCATCACGGTCAACGCCATCGCGCCGGGCTATGTCTGGACGCCGCTCGTTGAAAAGCAGATCCCCGACACCGCCAGGGCGCGCGGTATCACCGAGGAGCAGGTGAAGAACGACGTCATACTCGATGCGCAGCCGACGAAGGAATTCGTCACCGTCGAGGAGGTCGCCGATCTGGCGCTGTATCTGGCCGGCGATTCGGCCCGCTCGATCACCGGCGCGGTCCTGTCGATCGACGGCGGCTGGACGGCCCAGTGA
- a CDS encoding calcium:proton antiporter produces MPHIPPGPTTTEGAADSRPPPWRTAAREWFLAIPVLTSVIFMAFGDKLFSGLDNLAWLGLLFVWLFATVLGSALGVVRHAEAISERLGEPYGTLVLTLSITVIEVMSITAIMMHGDDNPTLVRDTLFSVVMIILGGMVGLSLLLGAVRHREQTFNLQGANAYLGVIVPLAVFSLVLPNFTKATSGPTLSGAQQAMVGLMAAGLFATFLMIQTGRHRSYFAQPDSADEETHAGHGKDIRLLPHLLLLLAYMLPVVFLVEQLARPIDYVIETLGAPQAIGGVIMAILVATPEAIGGVRAALQNRLQRSVNIFLGSVLATIGLTVPVMLVVAHLAGLNLVLGLEPTDITLLGLILAVSMITFSSRRTHLVQGAVHVLIFLAFLFLLFQG; encoded by the coding sequence ATGCCGCACATCCCGCCCGGCCCGACGACGACCGAAGGGGCTGCCGACAGTCGCCCCCCGCCATGGCGGACGGCCGCGCGCGAATGGTTCCTCGCCATCCCGGTGCTGACGAGCGTAATCTTCATGGCATTCGGCGACAAGCTTTTCAGCGGGCTCGACAATCTCGCCTGGCTCGGCCTGCTGTTCGTCTGGCTGTTCGCCACGGTGCTCGGCTCCGCGCTCGGCGTCGTGCGCCATGCCGAGGCGATCTCCGAGCGGCTCGGCGAGCCCTACGGCACGCTGGTGCTCACCCTCTCGATCACGGTCATCGAGGTGATGAGCATCACCGCGATCATGATGCATGGCGACGACAACCCGACGCTGGTGCGCGACACGCTCTTTTCCGTCGTGATGATCATTCTCGGCGGCATGGTGGGGCTGTCGCTGCTGCTCGGCGCTGTGCGCCACCGCGAGCAGACCTTCAACCTTCAGGGCGCCAACGCCTACCTCGGCGTCATCGTGCCGCTCGCGGTCTTCAGCCTCGTTCTGCCGAATTTCACGAAAGCCACCTCGGGCCCCACCCTTTCGGGCGCGCAGCAGGCCATGGTGGGCCTGATGGCGGCGGGCCTTTTCGCCACCTTCCTGATGATCCAGACGGGCCGCCACAGGAGCTATTTCGCCCAGCCCGACAGCGCGGACGAGGAGACCCACGCCGGGCACGGAAAGGACATCCGCCTCCTGCCCCACCTCCTGCTGCTGCTCGCCTACATGCTGCCGGTCGTCTTCCTCGTCGAGCAGCTTGCCCGACCCATCGACTATGTGATCGAAACGCTCGGCGCGCCGCAGGCGATCGGCGGCGTCATCATGGCGATTCTCGTGGCAACGCCCGAGGCGATCGGCGGCGTGCGGGCCGCGCTGCAGAACAGGCTCCAGCGCTCGGTCAATATCTTCCTCGGCTCGGTGCTGGCGACCATCGGCCTGACCGTGCCGGTGATGCTGGTCGTCGCCCACCTTGCCGGCCTCAACCTTGTCCTCGGCCTGGAGCCGACCGACATCACGCTTCTGGGGCTCATCCTGGCCGTCAGCATGATCACCTTCTCCAGCAGGCGCACCCATCTCGTCCAGGGCGCGGTGCACGTGCTGATCTTCCTCGCCTTTCTGTTCCTGCTCTTCCAGGGCTAG
- the htpX gene encoding zinc metalloprotease HtpX, translated as MNILKTGMLLAAMTALFMGVGFLIGGQAGMMIALVIAVGMNLFSYWNADKMVLAMHGAREVDARSAPDYYNLVAELARRAELPMPRVYIMDNPQPNAFATGRNPENAAVAATTGLLQMLSHDEVAGVMAHELAHIKHYDTLTMTITATIAGAISMLANFGMFFGGNRDNNHPLGFVGILVAAIVAPLAAALVQMAISRTREYSADRGGAEISGNPMALASALQKIAGGVAHVPNYNAEANPASAHMFIINPLSGERMDNLFSTHPATENRIAALVKISREMGTGPQGGSFDGGNGVSPRRAPGPWNQPAGRSTSRRGPWG; from the coding sequence ATGAATATCCTGAAGACCGGGATGCTCCTGGCGGCTATGACGGCCCTTTTCATGGGCGTCGGTTTCCTGATCGGCGGACAGGCGGGCATGATGATTGCCCTTGTCATCGCCGTCGGCATGAACCTCTTCAGTTACTGGAACGCCGACAAGATGGTGCTCGCCATGCATGGCGCGCGCGAGGTCGACGCGCGCTCGGCGCCGGACTACTACAATCTGGTCGCCGAGCTGGCGCGCCGCGCCGAGTTGCCGATGCCGCGCGTCTACATCATGGACAACCCGCAGCCGAACGCCTTTGCGACGGGCCGCAATCCCGAAAACGCCGCCGTCGCCGCGACGACCGGTTTGCTTCAGATGCTGAGCCATGACGAGGTCGCCGGCGTGATGGCGCACGAACTGGCGCACATCAAGCACTACGACACGCTGACGATGACGATCACGGCGACGATCGCCGGCGCGATCTCGATGCTGGCGAATTTCGGCATGTTCTTCGGCGGCAACCGGGACAACAACCACCCGCTTGGCTTCGTCGGCATCCTGGTCGCCGCGATCGTCGCACCGCTCGCCGCGGCGCTGGTGCAGATGGCGATCTCGCGAACCCGCGAATATTCCGCCGACCGGGGCGGCGCGGAGATTTCCGGCAACCCGATGGCGCTGGCCTCGGCGCTGCAGAAGATCGCGGGCGGTGTCGCGCATGTGCCGAACTACAACGCCGAGGCCAACCCGGCCTCCGCGCACATGTTCATCATCAATCCGCTCTCCGGCGAGCGCATGGACAACCTTTTTTCCACCCACCCGGCGACCGAGAACCGCATCGCGGCTCTCGTGAAGATCTCGCGCGAAATGGGGACCGGGCCGCAAGGTGGTTCCTTTGACGGCGGGAACGGCGTATCTCCACGGCGCGCTCCCGGTCCCTGGAACCAGCCGGCAGGGCGCTCAACGTCGCGCCGCGGTCCCTGGGGATGA
- a CDS encoding Fur family transcriptional regulator yields MLDAHDHDHDHGHCQEKTLRRVEKACERQGLRMTAPRRQVLNALLDDHVPLTAYELIDKIALTDKRPSPVSVYRALDFLIENGIVHRIESRNAFVVCSHDHAAEGSNAVFLLCETCGVAVEAEPGDLSARIAAIAAATGFQVNSAVLELRGRCRNCLEQEATDAAKAQ; encoded by the coding sequence GTGCTTGATGCCCATGATCACGATCATGACCACGGCCACTGCCAGGAAAAGACCCTGCGCCGTGTCGAGAAGGCGTGCGAGCGCCAGGGGCTTCGGATGACGGCGCCGCGCCGCCAGGTGCTGAACGCCCTGCTGGACGACCACGTGCCGCTGACGGCCTACGAGCTCATCGACAAGATCGCGCTGACGGACAAGCGACCAAGTCCCGTCTCGGTCTACCGTGCGCTCGACTTCCTGATCGAGAACGGCATCGTCCACCGCATCGAGAGCCGTAATGCCTTTGTCGTCTGTTCGCACGATCATGCGGCGGAGGGAAGCAATGCCGTCTTCCTGCTGTGCGAGACCTGCGGCGTTGCCGTCGAGGCCGAACCCGGCGATCTGTCGGCAAGGATCGCGGCGATTGCCGCCGCGACCGGCTTTCAGGTGAATTCGGCGGTACTGGAACTGCGCGGCCGTTGCCGCAACTGCCTTGAGCAAGAGGCAACCGACGCCGCCAAGGCACAATGA